Genomic window (Megamonas funiformis):
GAAATAATTTTAGGTTCCGACACTGTAGTTGCCTTAGACAACAAAATTTATGGTAAACCTAAAGATGATAATGATGCTTTTTGTATGCTCAAAAATCTTTCAGGAAAAACACATCAAGTTTGCACTGGTATTGCATTGATAAAAAATGGAAAAATATTTTCTGATGTTTGTACTACTGATGTTACCATGAAAAATTTATCTGATGAGGAAATTTTAAATTATATTAAAACAAAAGAACCACAAGATAAAGCAGGAGCTTATGCTATTCAAGGATTAGCTTCTATTTTTATTGAAAAAATCAATGGCTGTTATTTCAATGTAGTAGGTTTGCCTTTAAATTGTTTATATAATTTATGTAAAAAAGCTGATGTTGATTTATGAGCACAAGTATCAAAGATTTACCTGATGAAGAACGACCCCGCGAAAAACTTTTAACTCTTGGAGCTAAAGCTTTAAGCAATGTTGAATTATTAGCTATATTATTACATTCTGGTACACGAAAAAAATCTGTATTTGAATTATCTCAAGAAATTCTAGCTAAATACAAAGAAGATGGCTTGGCTTCTCTTGTGAATTCTTCACCAAAAGAATTGATTTCCATAAAAGGTTTAGGGCTTGCTAAAGTTACTACGCTGTTAGCTGCTATTGAATTAGGTTTGCGTCTAGCTAAAAAACCTTCTGCACAAAAATTGGCGATAAAAAGACCTTTAGATGTAGTAAATTATGTAATGCCTAGACTTCGCTATGAGAAAAAAGAACACTTTGCCATTTTACTTTTAGATACTAAAAATCAAATCATTGCTTTTCCAGATATTTCTATAGGAAGCTTAAATGCTTCTATAGTTCACCCTCGTGAAGTTTTTCGCTGTGCTATCAATCATTTTGCTTCATCTATGATACTTGTACACAATCACCCTAGTGGCGATCCTAGCCCAAGTATGGAAGATATTCATATAACAAAAAAGCTAATAGCAGGCAGTAAAATACTTGATATAGAAATTTTAGATCATATTATTGTTGGAGATAA
Coding sequences:
- a CDS encoding Maf family protein, with product MLVLASSSPRRKELLSQIGCKFVCRPSSCEELTFRDEPNPQKLVMQNAILKAKASVDNHHKDEIILGSDTVVALDNKIYGKPKDDNDAFCMLKNLSGKTHQVCTGIALIKNGKIFSDVCTTDVTMKNLSDEEILNYIKTKEPQDKAGAYAIQGLASIFIEKINGCYFNVVGLPLNCLYNLCKKADVDL
- the radC gene encoding RadC family protein, whose product is MSTSIKDLPDEERPREKLLTLGAKALSNVELLAILLHSGTRKKSVFELSQEILAKYKEDGLASLVNSSPKELISIKGLGLAKVTTLLAAIELGLRLAKKPSAQKLAIKRPLDVVNYVMPRLRYEKKEHFAILLLDTKNQIIAFPDISIGSLNASIVHPREVFRCAINHFASSMILVHNHPSGDPSPSMEDIHITKKLIAGSKILDIEILDHIIVGDNKFTSLKQQGMIK